GCGTTGGCAGCCACGGCCAGCAGGGCGGCAGCGCTGAGCAGACGAAGACGGGACATGGTGGAACTCCTGTGGATGAACCGAGTTGAGAGGTGGCCCGGTATCTGAGGAGTCAGACGCCAGTTGCACAGCATTCGCCACGTTCTACGTTGATATTAGGCCGGGTGGTGCGAACGAGGAAAGCGTTGTGACGAATGACGTGTTCATGAACAGACTTGAGTGGCGCGTTAAAATTGTACTGGTTGATTTTTGTTTCTATCTGACTGTACTTGTTTGGGTTTTCACGGCCCTGAAACGACAAAACCCGTCGCGGTTTCCCGCGACGGGTTTTGTTTGTTCAATTCGGGTTGCTGGCGGAGGGCCTGACGACCAGAGCCAGCGACGCTACTTAGCGCCAGAACGGCTTGCTCAGCTCTTCGTAGCGTTGTGCTTCGCTGATACCGGCGTCAGCCAGCAGACGCGAATCCAGACGAGCCAGTTGGTGGCGGCTGGAGATGCGGCGCTGCCACAACATCAGGTTGGCAATAACGCGCAGAGGCAGGGAAGCCTGGGTGTTTACAGCTTTGTCTTCGAAGAACAGTTCGGAACTGAGTGTACGTTCCATGGTTGACATCCTTCCGCTTGTGGCGGGATCAGGTAGTGGTTTGACTGGTGCCCATGATCCTCTCGTTTGCCCAGTCTCTCTAGATACAGTTCAACTGTATTGTGAGTGACCAGTTAACTGTTTAAATGGGGTGTACGGGTCAAAATCGAGCAAACTGTACCTGTCTGCACCTATATGGTGCGTTATGACGTGTTTTCGAAGAAAGCGTAGGGTATTGCTGTAGGAAAAGACCGGTACAGCAGTACAGTTTTTGACATCTTGCGCGGGTTGCAACATCCCGCTGACGAAACTGTGTTTGCGCCAGCGGAATATCTGTGCGAGTTACACCGCCAGCATCCGCCCGGTTTCTTCCAGGTTGATGTGCCAGCTCAAGGCTTCACGCAGGATATGCGGAGTGTGGCCACCGATTGCACAGGCTGCGGTGAAGTAATCATTCAACGCCTGACGATAGTCCGGGTGCACACAATTATCGATGATCACCCGCGCACGCTCCCGTGGTGCCAGGCCACGCAAGTCCGCCAGACCCACCTCAGTCACCAGAATGTCGACATCATGCTCGGTATGGTCGACATGGCTGACCATCGGCACCACGCTGGAAATCGCGCCACCCTTGGCAATCGACTTGGTCACGAACACCGCCAGATGCGCGTTGCGCGCGAAGTCGCCGGAGCCACCGATGCCGTTCATCATCCGCGTACCGCAGACATGGGTAGAGTTGACGTTGCCGTAGATGTCGAACTCCAGCGCCGTGTTGATCCCGATGATCCCGAGGCGCCGCACCACTTCCGGATGGTTGGAAATCTCCTGCGGACGCAGCACCAGTTTGTCTTTGTACTTCTCCAGATTGCCGAACACATCGCTGTTGCGCCGTTCCGACAAGGTGATCGAACTGCCCGAGGCGAAGCTCAGCTTGCCGGCGTCGATCAGGTCGAAGGTCGAATCCTGCAGCACTTCGGAGTACATGGTCAGGTCTTCGAACGGCGAGTCGATCAGACCGCACATCACCGCGTTGGCGATGTTGCCGATCCCGGCCTGCAACGGGCCGAGCTTATTGGTCATGCGCCCGGCATCGACTTCCTGCTTGAAGAAGGTGATCAGGTGGTCGGCGATGGCGTTGGTATCGACGTCCGGCGACGACACGGTGGACGGCGAATCCGCCTGCTGGGTGATGACGATGGCGACAATCTTCTCCGGCGGAATCGGAATCGCCGTGCTGCCAATACGGTCGTCGACTTTTACCAGCGGGATTGGCGTACGCGTCGGACGATACGTCGGAATATAAATGTCATGCAGGCCTTCGAGATTGGCGTTGTGCGCCAGGTTGATCTCGACGATCACCTGCTTGGCGAAAATCGCGAAGCTCGCCGAGTTGCCCACTGAGGTGGTCGGTACGATATGGCCCTGTTCGGTGATGGCCACGGCTTCGATCACCGCGATGTCCGGCAGCTTCAGTTGCTGGTTGCGCAGTTGCTCGACGGTTTCCGACAAGTGCTGGTCGATGAACATCACCTGGCCGGCGTTGATCGCCTTGCGCAAGGTGCTGTCGACCTGGAACGGCATGCGACGCGACAACACGCCTGCTTCGGTCAGTTGCTTGTCGAGATCGTTGCCCAGACTCGCGCCGGTCATCAGGCTGATCTTCAGCGGCGTGACCTTGGCTCGCTCGGCCAGTGCATGAGGGACGGCTTTGGCTTCGCCGGCGCGGGTGAAGCCGCTCATGCCGACGGTCATGCCGTCTTCGATCAGTGCGGCGGCGTCAGCGGCGCTCATCACTTTATCCAACAACGAAGGCAGGCGAATACGGTCACGGTACATGGATTATTTTCTCGGGTAGCGAGTAGCAGGATGCGCAGTCTAGTGAATTTGACGGGCGCCTGTCCCGCTACCAAGGTCGCAAAAGAGGCGTCTATTTAGCGGGTTTCAAGTAAAACATCGTTACCGGATCTGCAACAACGCGGCATATTGTCCGACGCTTTGCGCAAACAAAAACGCCCCGACAAGTCGGGGCGTTTGGTCTTGCAGTGCAGAGTTACTCGACCGCTTTGACCATGTCTTCGATGACTTTCTTCGCGTCGCCGAACACCATCATGGTCTTGTCCAGATAGAACAGCTCGTTGTCCAGACCGGCATAACCGCTGGCCATCGAGCGCTTGTTGACGATGATGGTCTTGGCCTTGAACGCTTCGAGGATCGGCATGCCAGCAATGGGCGACTTCGGATCGTTCTTGGCGGCCGGGTTGACCACGTCGTTCGCGCCGAGCACCAGCACCACGTCGGCCTGACCGAACTCGGAGTTGATGTCTTCCATCTCGAACACCTGGTCGTAAGGCACTTCAGCCTCGGCGAGCAGAACGTTCATGTGGCCAGGCATACGGCCGGCCACCGGGTGGATCGCGTACTTCACGGTCACGCCACGGTGAGTCAGCTTTTCGGTCAGCTCTTTCAATGCATGCTGCGCACGTGCAACCGCCAAGCCGTAGCCCGGCACGATGATCACGGTATCGGCGTTGGTCAGCAGGAAGGTCGCATCATCGGCCGAACCGGATTTCACCGGACGTGCTTCTTTTGCACCGGCAGGGCCTGCATCGGCCGTATTGCCGAAACCGCCGAGCAGTACGTTAAAGAAGGAACGGTTCATCGCCTTGCACATGATGTACGAGAGGATCGCACCGCTCGAACCCACCAGCGAACCGGCGATGATCAGCATCGAGTTGTTCAGCGAGAAGCCGATACCCGCTGCCGCCCAACCGGAATAGCTGTTGAGCATCGATACCACCACCGGCATGTCGGCGCCGCCGATCGGGATGATGATCAGCACGCCCATCACGAACGCCAGCGCCAGCATCAGCGCGAACGCCGTGAGGTTGCCGGTAAACATGAAGGTCAGGCCGAGTGCCAATGTGGCCAGACCCAGTACTGCGTTCAGCTTGTGCTGCCCGGCGAACTGTACCGGTGCACCCTGGAATAGGCGGAACTTGTACTTGCCCGAGAGCTTGCCGAAAGCGATCACCGAACCGGAGAAGGTGATTGCACCAATCGCCGCGCCGAGGAAAAGCTCCAGACGATTGCCCGCCGGGATCGAGTCGCCCAGGTGTTTGACGATACCCAGCGACTGCGGCTCGACCACTGCGGCAATGGCGATGAACACCGCGGCCAGACCGATCATGCTGTGCATGAAGGCGACCAGTTCCGGCATCTTGGTCATTTCAACGCGCTTGGCCATGATCGAACCGGCAGTGCCGCCGATCAGCAGGCCGACGATCACATAACCGATACCCGCCGTGGCCAGCTCAGCGCCGAGCTTATAAATAAGGCCGACGGTGGTGAGGATGGCCAGCGCCATGCCGAGCATGCCGAACAGGTTGCCGCGCCGCGAAGTGGTCGGGTGCGACAGGCCTTTGAGGGCCTGGATAAAGCAGATCGACGCGATCAGGTAGAGCGTCGTGACGAGATTCATGCTCATTACTTCGGCGCCTCTTCTTTTACTTTCGGGGCTTTCTTCTTGAACATCTCAAGCATGCGGCGGGTGACCAGGAAGCCACCGAATACGTTGACCGCAGCCAGCGCCACGGCGAGGGTGCCCATGGTTTTGCCCAGCGGGGTGACGGTCAGTGCGGCGGCCAGCATGGCGCCGACGATCACGATCGCGGAAATGGCGTTGGTGACGGCCATCAAAGGTGTATGCAACGCAGGCGTAACGTTCCAGACCACGTGATAACCGACATAAATCGCCAGCACGAAGATGATCAGGTTGTAGATACCGGGGGAGATAAGCTCTTCCATCGTCAGAATCCCTGCTTAGGCGTTTTTGCGGATGACTTGGCCGTCGCGGCACATCAGGCACGCGGCGACGATGTCGTCTTCGAGGTTGACGTCGAACTGGCCTTCTTTGGTGAAGACCAGCTTCAGGAAGTCCAGCAGGTTGCGCGCATACAGCGCCGAAGCATCTGCAGCGACTTCACCGGCCAGATTGGTCGGGCCGGCGATAGTCACGCCGTTCTCGATCACGACCTGATCGGCCACGGTCAGCGGGCAGTTGCCGCCCTGCGCGGCGGCGAGGTCGATGACCACTGAACCCGGCTTCATCTGCGCCACGGTATCGGCGCTCAACAAAGTTGGTGCCTTGCGGCCCGGAATCAGCGCGGTGGTAATGACGATGTCAGCCTGCTTGGCGCGTTCGTGCACGGCTTGGGCCTGACGTTGCATCCAGCTCGCCGGCATTGGCCGCGCGTAACCGCCGACACCGACGGCGCATTCACGCTCTTCATCGGTCTCGTAAGGCACGTCGACAAACTTGGCGCCGAGGGATTCGATCTGCTCCTTCACCGCCGGTCGTACGTCAGACGCTTCGATCACCGCACCCAGACGTTTCGCCGTGGCAATCGCCTGCAACCCGGCCACACCCGCGCCGAGAATCAGCACGCGCGCCGCTTTCACGGTGCCCGCAGCAGTCATCAGCATCGGCATGAAGCGTGGATAGTAGTGGGCAGCCAACAACACAGCCTTGTAACCGGCAATGTTCGCCTGCGACGACAACACATCGAGACTCTGTGCCCGCGAGGTGCGCGGCGCCGCCTCCAGGGCGAACGCGGTAATCCCGCACTCGGCCATTTTGGCGATGGTTTCGTTGTTGAACGGGTTGAGCATGCCGACCAGCACCGCACCGCGCTTTATCAGCGTCAGTTCGGCATCGCTTGGCGCGACCACTTTGAGAATCAACTCGGCGCCAAACGCGTCATTGGCACTGCCAATGGTCGCGCCTGCCGCTTCATAGGCACTGTCGACAACGCTGGCTTTAACGCCGGCGCCGGTTTGCACAGTGACCTTATGACCTTGGCTGATCAGCTTTTTAATGGTTTCCGGGGTTGCAGCAACCCGTGTTTCACCGGTCTGGGTTTCGAGAGGAACACCAATGTGCACGTCAAATCTCCTGCGTGATCTTATTGAGTAAACCCAGGCACTGCGGATGGTGCGACTGGGGCGGCCGATCAGCACGATCCCGCCAAATCAGGGCGGGGCGCGGCATTTTGCAGGCGAACTTTATGCCCTTCAAGGGATTATGACGGGTGACGGAAAATTAACTACAAGTCATCCCGTGACCGAATGTCGCAGATAGCCGGTTGAATCCCTTGCAGGCCGTGCCTTGTAAGGATTCTGGCTGAATTTGAAAAAATTTCTCATCGGCGACGTGAATAAGCCATGATGAGTCGCGCGTGAAGGCTCAAAGCCACGTCAGCAGGCGCTTGTGGGACGTCTGTACGACTTTCGGATACAGTCGTTGAATATGCGACAAATACTTATATCTGTAGGGCTTTAGATATTCTGACTACGGAGTTAGGTATTGCTGTAAGCCTTTATCCTTCTAGGCTGTAGCTCTGCGCCTGATTTACCAACCAGTCGCGAAATGCCTTTAAAGACGCCGATTCGACTTTTCGCTCAGGAATCATCAGGTAATACGCCTTGATGCTTGAGAGCGCATTCGGGTTGGCAATCACCAGGCGGTGCTCCGCGAGTTCGCGTTGGATCAGGAACGGTGGAATCAGTGCGATGCCCATGTCGTGCATGGCCGCCTGAGCCAGCATGGAGAATAGCTCGTAGCGCGGGCCTGTCATGTCGCGTGGGATATTCAAATGCTGCAAGTTGAACCACTGACGCCAAGCGTAGGGTCGGGTGGTCTGCTGTAAGAGCGGTAGATCGGCAATTTCATCGGCTGTCAGATGCGTCTTGTTGCCGAGTAGGGCGGGGCTGCACACCGGCATCGGATTCTCACCCATCAGCCTGTGGGATTCGGTACCGGACCAGTCCGCATCGCCGAAGTAGATCGCCGCGTCGAAATCGGTGTCGGCAAACAGGAACGGGCGGGTGCGGTTGGTCAGGTTGACCGTGACTTCCGGGTGCTTGAGTTGGAAATCCTTAAGCCTTGGCAGCAGCCATTGCGTGCCGAAGGTCGGCACCACCGCCAGTTCGATCACATTGGCGCCTTGTTGACCCATGACCGATAACGTATCGCGCTCAACCGCGTCGAGTTGAGTCGCCACCCGGCGGCTGTAGGAAAGTCCTGCTTCGGTCAGCTTCACACCACGTCGTGAGCGTCGGAACAGTTCCACGCTGAGGAAATCCTCAAGGCTGGCGATCTGTCGGCAAATGGCGCCCTGGGTGAGGGAAAGTTCTTCGGCAGCCTTGGTAAAGCTCTCATGGCGAGCGGCGGCTTCGAAGCTGATCAGAGCGGTAGTGCTGGGGATCTTCCTGCGCATGTACATCAACCTCACTAATGCGCCGCGTAAAAGGCATTCAGCGACGTTTCGGAGTGAGAAATTAGCACAACAGGATGCGAAATCCTCGTTTGCCGCGACGGCGAACCGCGCCTAGGATCAATGCCACGTTAATTCACCCGATTTGCGAGGACACACTCATGGGCGGTAAAGCTAGCTTCAACTGGATCGATCCCCTGCTGCTGGATCAACAGCTCACTGAAGAAGAGCGCATGATCCGCGACACCGCCGAGCAGTTCGCTCAACAGAGCCTCGCACCGCGTGTCCTCGAAGCCTTTCGCCATGAGAAGACTGACCCGGCGATCTTTCGCGAGATGGGTGAAGTCGGCCTGTTGGGCGCAACCATCCCTGAGCAGTACGGTGGCAGCGGCCTCAACTATGTCAGCTACGGCTTGATCGCTCGTGAGGTGGAGCGTGTCGATTCCGGCTATCGCTCGATGATGAGCGTGCAGTCCTCGCTGGTGATGGTGCCGATCAACGAGTTTGGCACCGAAGCCCAGAAACAGAAATATCTGCCAAAACTGGCGTCCGGCGAATGGATCGGCTGCTTCGGTCTGACCGAGCCGAACCACGGTTCCGACCCGGGCGCGATGATTACCCGTGCTCGCAAGGTCGACGGCGGTTACAGCCTGACCGGCGCGAAGATGTGGATCACTAACAGCCCGATCGCCGACGTGTTCGTGGTGTGGGCCAAGGACGATGCCGGCGACATTCGTGGCTTCGTGCTGGAGAAAGGCTGGAAAGGTCTGAGCGCTCCGGCGATTCACGGCAAGGTCGGCCTGCGTGCTTCGATCACCGGTGAGATCGTGATGGACAACGTCTTCGTACCGGAAGAGAACATCTTCCCGGACGTGCGCGGATTGAAAGGTCCGTTCACCTGCCTCAACTCCGCACGCTACGGTATCTCCTGGGGCGCACTGGGCGCTGCCGAGTTCTGCTGGCATACCGCCCGCCAATACACCCTGGATCGCCACCAGTTCGGTCGTCCATTGGCCGCTACTCAGTTGATCCAGAAGAAGCTCGCTGACATGCAGACCGAGATCACTCTGGCGCTGCAAGGCTGCCTGCGCCTGGGTCGCATGAAGGATGAGGGCACGGCTGCCGTGGAAATTACTTCGATCATGAAGCGCAACTCGTGTGGCAAGTCGCTCGATATCGCGCGTATGGCTCGTGACATGTTGGGCGGCAACGGTATCTCCGACGAGTTCGGCGTGGCCCGTCATCTGGTTAACCTGGAAGTGGTGAATACCTATGAAGGCACCCACGACGTTCACGCGTTGATCCTGGGGCGTGCGCAAACCGGTCTGCAAGCGTTCTATTAATAGGAGAGCGACCATGGGCGCGCTGTCGCATCTACGGGTACTGGATTTATCGCGAGTATTGGCCGGACCGTGGGCCGGGCAGATCCTCGCCGACCTTGGCGCGGAGGTGATCAAGGTCGAGCGCCCGGGCAATGGTGACGACACTCGCGCCTGGGGGCCTCCCTTCCTTAAAGACGCCTATGGCGAGAACACGTCAGAGGCGGCTTACTACCTGTCGGCCAACCGCAACAAGCAATCGGTGACCATCGACTTCACGCGTCCCGAAGGGCAGAAGCTTGTGCGGGAGTTGGCAGCCAAGTCGGACATTCTGATCGAGAACTTCAAGGTCGGTGGCCTGGCGGCGTATGGATTGGATTATGAATCACTCAAGGCGATCAATCCGGATCTGATCTATTGCTCGATCACGGGGTTTGGTCAGACCGGGCCTTACGCCAAGCGCGCGGGCTATGACTTCATGATCCAGGGGCTGGGCGGGCTGATGAGTCTGACCGGTCGACCTGAGGGTGATGAGGGCGCCGGGCCGGTGAAAGTCGGTGTGGCGCTGACGGATATTCTGACCGGTCTCTATTCGGCGGTGGCGATCCTCGCGGCACTGGCTCATCGAGATCACGATGGCGGTGGCCAGCACATTGATATGGCATTGCTGGATGTGCAGGTCGCCTGCCTGGCTAACCAGGCGATGAACTACCTGACTACGGGCAATGCACCCAAGCGTCTTGGTAACGCACATCCTAACATCGTGCCGTATCAGGACTTCCCGACGGCTGATGGTGATTTCATTCTTACCGTGGGTAATGACGGGCAATTCCGCAAGTTCGCTGAAGTGGCGGGGCAGCCACAGTGGTCTGATGATCCGCGTTTCGCTACTAATAAGCTGCGGGTGGCGAATCGAGCGGTGCTGATTCCTCTGATCCGCCAGGCGACGGTATTCAAGACCACAGCCGAATGGGTGGCCCAGTTGGAGCTGGCAGGGGTGCCGTGTGGGCCGATCAATGATTTGTCCCAGGTGTTTGATGATCCGCAAGTGAAGGCGCGTGGGTTGGCAATTGAGTTGCCGCATGCGTTGGCGGGGATGGTGCCTCAGGTGGCCAGCCCTATTCGGCTGTCTCAGACGCCGGTTGAGTATCACCGGGCGCCTCCTTTATTGGGCGAGCACACGCTGGAGGTTTTGCAGCGGGTGCTGGGCTTGGGCGCGGGTGCGGTTGCTGCGTTGAAGGAGGGGGGAGTGCTCTGACGATTCCTTCTATATAGAAGGAATAGCGTTTGCTTCCTATATAAAGAAGAATTTGGGTGTTTTTTAACCGATCTGCAAGTGATTGAAAGAAAAGCGAAATTAGTAGTTGACGGCAGATTCCAGACGTCTATAATTCGCCCCACTTCCGGCGCAGTCGAAACGGAAAACTCCTTGAGATTCAATGAGTTAAGTAGATTTCGAGGGCGGGGTGCTTCAGTTCATCGAAGCCTGGAAGGAGTTGAAAGAGCGGTGATGTTTGGCTCTTTTAACGGTTCGATCTTCTCGGTCGAAAGCGGAGAAAAAGAGGTGTTGACAACAGCGAGTAACGCTGTAGAATTCGCCTCCCGCTAACGAGAGATCGGAAGCGCAAGTGGTTGAAGTTGTTGAAGAATTCTTCGAAAACTTCTGAAAATAATCACTTGACAGAAAATGAGGCTGCTGTAGAATGCGCGCCTCGGTTGAGACGAAAGATCTTAACCAACCGCTCTTTAACAACTGAATCAAGCAATTCGTGTGGGTGCTTGTGGAGTCAGACTGATAGTCAACAAGATTATCAGCATCACAAGTTACTCAGCGAGAAATCAAAGATGTAACCAACGATTGCTGAGCCAAGTTTAGGGTTTCTTAAAAACCCAAAGATGTTTGAACTGAAGAGTTTGATCATGGCTCAGATTGAACGCTGGCGGCAGGCCTAACACATGCAAGTCGAGCGGATGAAAGGAGCTTGCTCCTGGATTCAGCGGCGGACGGGTGAGTAATGCCTAGGAATCTGCCTGGTAGTGGGGGACAACGTTTCGAAAGGAACGCTAATACCGCATACGTCCTACGGGAGAAAGCAGGGGACCTTCGGGCCTTGCGCTATCAGATGAGCCTAGGTCGGATTAGCTAGTTGGTGAGGTAATGGCTCACCAAGGCGACGATCCGTAACTGGTCTGAGAGGATGATCAGTCACACTGGAACTGAGACACGGTCCAGACTCCTACGGGAGGCAGCAGTGGGAATATTGGACAATGGGCGAAAGCCTGATCCAGCCATGCCGCGTGTGTGAAGAAGGTCTTCGGATTGTAAAGCACTTTAAGTTGGGAGGAAGGGCAGTAAATTAATACTTTGCTGTTTTGACGTTACCGACAGAATAAGCACCGGCTAACTCTGTGCCAGCAGCCGCGGTAATACAGAGGGTGCAAGCGTTAATCGGAATTACTGGGCGTAAAGCGCGCGTAGGTGGTTTGTTAAGTTGGATGTGAAATCCCCGGGCTCAACCTGGGAACTGCATTCAAAACTGACAAGCTAGAGTATGGTAGAGGGTGGTGGAATTTCCTGTGTAGCGGTGAAATGCGTAGATATAGGAAGGAACACCAGTGGCGAAGGCGACCACCTGGACTGATACTGACACTGAGGTGCGAAAGCGTGGGGAGCAAACAGGATTAGATACCCTGGTAGTCCACGCCGTAAACGATGTCAACTAGCCGTTGGGAGCCTTGAGCTCTTAGTGGCGCAGCTAACGCATTAAGTTGACCGCCTGGGGAGTACGGCCGCAAGGTTAAAACTCAAATGAATTGACGGGGGCCCGCACAAGCGGTGGAGCATGTGGTTTAATTCGAAGCAACGCGAAGAACCTTACCAGGCCTTGACATCCAATGAACTTTCCAGAGATGGATTGGTGCCTTCGGGAACATTGAGACAGGTGCTGCATGGCTGTCGTCAGCTCGTGTCGTGAGATGTTGGGTTAAGTCCCGTAACGAGCGCAACCCTTGTCCTTAGTTACCAGCACGTAATGGTGGGCACTCTAAGGAGACTGCCGGTGACAAACCGGAGGAAGGTGGGGATGACGTCAAGTCATCATGGCCCTTACGGCCTGGGCTACACACGTGCTACAATGGTCGGTACAAAGGGTTGCCAAGCCGCGAGGTGGAGCTAATCCCATAAAACCGATCGTAGTCCGGATCGCAGTCTGCAACTCGACTGCGTGAAGTCGGAATCGCTAGTAATCGCGAATCAGAATGTCGCGGTGAATACGTTCCCGGGCCTTGTACACACCGCCCGTCACACCATGGGAGTGGGTTGCACCAGAAGTAGCTAGTCTAACCTTCGGGAGGACGGTTACCACGGTGTGATTCATGACTGGGGTGAAGTCGTAACAAGGTAGCCGTAGGGGAACCTGCGGCTGGATCACCTCCTTAATCGACGACATCAGCTGCTCCATAAGTTCCCACACGAATTGCTTGATTCATTGAAGAAGACGATAAGAAGCAGCCCGAAATTGGGTCTGTAGCTCAGTTGGTTAGAGCGCACCCCTGATAAGGGTGAGGTCGGCAGTTCGAATCTGCCCAGACCCACCAATTTTGTGTGGGAAACGCCTGTAGAGAATACGGGGCCATAGCTCAGCTGGGAGAGCGCCTGCCTTGCACGCAGGAGGTCAGCGGTTCGATCCCGCTTGGCTCCACCACTACTGCTTCTGAAGTTTTGAAAGCTTAGAAATGAGCATTCCATCAGTGTGATGATGAATGTTGATTTCTAGTCTTTGATTAGATCGTTCTTTAAAAATTTGGGTATGTGATAGAAAGATAGACTGAACGTTACTTTCACTGGTAACGGATCAGGCTAAGGTAAAATTTGTGAGTTACTCTGAATTGAGTATTATCGAATTTTCGGCGAATGTCGTCTTCATAGTATAACCAGATTGCTTGGGGTTATATGGTCAAGTGAAGAAGCGCATACGGTGGATGCCTTGGCAGTCAGAGGCGATGAAAGACGTGGTAGCCTGCGAAAAGCTTCGGGGAGTCGGCAAACAGACTTTGATCCGGAGATGTCTGAATGGGGGAACCCAGCCATCATAAGATGGTTATCTTGTACTGAATACATAGGTGCAAGAGGCGAACCAGGGGAACTGAAACATCTAAGTACCCTGAGGAAAAGAAATCAACCGAGATTCCCTTAGTAGTGGCGAGCGAACGGGGACTAGCCCTTAAGTGGCTTTGAGATTAGCGGAACGCTCTGGAAAGTGCGGCCATAGTGGGTGATAGCCCTGTACGCGAAAATCTCTTAGTCATGAAATCGAGTAGGACGGAGCACGAGAAACTTTGTCTGAATATGGGGGGACCATCCTCCAAGGCTAAATACTACTGACTGACCGATAGTGAACTAGTACCGTGAGGGAAAGGCGAAAAGAACCCCGGAGAGGGGAGTGAAATAGATCCTGAAACCGTATGCGTACAAGCAGTGGGAGCAGACTTTGTTCTGTGACTGCGTACCTTTTGTATAATGGGTCAGCGACTTATTTTCAGTGGCGAGCTTAACCGAATAGGGGAGGCGTAGCGAAAGCGAGTCTTAATAGGGCGTCTAGTCGCTGGGAATAGACCCGAAACCGGACGATCTATCCATGGGCAGGTTGAAGGTTGGGTAACACTAACTGGAGGACCGAACCGACTACCGTTGAAAAGTTAGCGGATGACCTGTGGATCGGAGTGAAAGGCTAATCAAGCTCGGAGATAGCTGGTTCTCCTCGAAAGCTATTTAGGTAGCGCCTCATGTATCACTGTAGGGGGTAGAGCACTGTTTCGGCTAGGGGGTCATCCCGACTTACCAAACCGATGCAAACTCCGAATACCTACAAGTGCCGAGCATGGGAGACACACGGCGGGTGCTAACGTCCGTCGTGAAAAGGGAAACAACCCAGACCGTCAGCTAAGGTCCCAAAGTTATGGTTAAGTGGGAAACGATGTGGGAAGGCTTAGACAGCTAGGAGGTTGGCTTAGAAGCAGCCACCCTTTAAAGAAAGCGTAATAGCTCACTAGTCGAGTCGGCCTGCGCGGAAGATGTAACGGGGCTCAAACCATACACCGAAGCTACGGGTATCACCTTCGGGTGATGCGGTAGAGGAGCGTTCTGTAAGCCTGTGAAGGTGAGTTGAGAAGCTTGCTGGAGGTATCAGAAGTGCGAATGCTGAC
The sequence above is drawn from the Pseudomonas sp. FP2196 genome and encodes:
- a CDS encoding acyl-CoA dehydrogenase, producing MGGKASFNWIDPLLLDQQLTEEERMIRDTAEQFAQQSLAPRVLEAFRHEKTDPAIFREMGEVGLLGATIPEQYGGSGLNYVSYGLIAREVERVDSGYRSMMSVQSSLVMVPINEFGTEAQKQKYLPKLASGEWIGCFGLTEPNHGSDPGAMITRARKVDGGYSLTGAKMWITNSPIADVFVVWAKDDAGDIRGFVLEKGWKGLSAPAIHGKVGLRASITGEIVMDNVFVPEENIFPDVRGLKGPFTCLNSARYGISWGALGAAEFCWHTARQYTLDRHQFGRPLAATQLIQKKLADMQTEITLALQGCLRLGRMKDEGTAAVEITSIMKRNSCGKSLDIARMARDMLGGNGISDEFGVARHLVNLEVVNTYEGTHDVHALILGRAQTGLQAFY
- a CDS encoding NAD(P)(+) transhydrogenase (Re/Si-specific) subunit beta, which codes for MSMNLVTTLYLIASICFIQALKGLSHPTTSRRGNLFGMLGMALAILTTVGLIYKLGAELATAGIGYVIVGLLIGGTAGSIMAKRVEMTKMPELVAFMHSMIGLAAVFIAIAAVVEPQSLGIVKHLGDSIPAGNRLELFLGAAIGAITFSGSVIAFGKLSGKYKFRLFQGAPVQFAGQHKLNAVLGLATLALGLTFMFTGNLTAFALMLALAFVMGVLIIIPIGGADMPVVVSMLNSYSGWAAAGIGFSLNNSMLIIAGSLVGSSGAILSYIMCKAMNRSFFNVLLGGFGNTADAGPAGAKEARPVKSGSADDATFLLTNADTVIIVPGYGLAVARAQHALKELTEKLTHRGVTVKYAIHPVAGRMPGHMNVLLAEAEVPYDQVFEMEDINSEFGQADVVLVLGANDVVNPAAKNDPKSPIAGMPILEAFKAKTIIVNKRSMASGYAGLDNELFYLDKTMMVFGDAKKVIEDMVKAVE
- a CDS encoding LysR family transcriptional regulator, whose product is MRRKIPSTTALISFEAAARHESFTKAAEELSLTQGAICRQIASLEDFLSVELFRRSRRGVKLTEAGLSYSRRVATQLDAVERDTLSVMGQQGANVIELAVVPTFGTQWLLPRLKDFQLKHPEVTVNLTNRTRPFLFADTDFDAAIYFGDADWSGTESHRLMGENPMPVCSPALLGNKTHLTADEIADLPLLQQTTRPYAWRQWFNLQHLNIPRDMTGPRYELFSMLAQAAMHDMGIALIPPFLIQRELAEHRLVIANPNALSSIKAYYLMIPERKVESASLKAFRDWLVNQAQSYSLEG
- a CDS encoding DUF1127 domain-containing protein translates to MERTLSSELFFEDKAVNTQASLPLRVIANLMLWQRRISSRHQLARLDSRLLADAGISEAQRYEELSKPFWR
- a CDS encoding Re/Si-specific NAD(P)(+) transhydrogenase subunit alpha, with protein sequence MHIGVPLETQTGETRVAATPETIKKLISQGHKVTVQTGAGVKASVVDSAYEAAGATIGSANDAFGAELILKVVAPSDAELTLIKRGAVLVGMLNPFNNETIAKMAECGITAFALEAAPRTSRAQSLDVLSSQANIAGYKAVLLAAHYYPRFMPMLMTAAGTVKAARVLILGAGVAGLQAIATAKRLGAVIEASDVRPAVKEQIESLGAKFVDVPYETDEERECAVGVGGYARPMPASWMQRQAQAVHERAKQADIVITTALIPGRKAPTLLSADTVAQMKPGSVVIDLAAAQGGNCPLTVADQVVIENGVTIAGPTNLAGEVAADASALYARNLLDFLKLVFTKEGQFDVNLEDDIVAACLMCRDGQVIRKNA
- a CDS encoding NAD(P) transhydrogenase subunit alpha, which codes for MEELISPGIYNLIIFVLAIYVGYHVVWNVTPALHTPLMAVTNAISAIVIVGAMLAAALTVTPLGKTMGTLAVALAAVNVFGGFLVTRRMLEMFKKKAPKVKEEAPK
- a CDS encoding acetyl-CoA hydrolase/transferase family protein translates to MYRDRIRLPSLLDKVMSAADAAALIEDGMTVGMSGFTRAGEAKAVPHALAERAKVTPLKISLMTGASLGNDLDKQLTEAGVLSRRMPFQVDSTLRKAINAGQVMFIDQHLSETVEQLRNQQLKLPDIAVIEAVAITEQGHIVPTTSVGNSASFAIFAKQVIVEINLAHNANLEGLHDIYIPTYRPTRTPIPLVKVDDRIGSTAIPIPPEKIVAIVITQQADSPSTVSSPDVDTNAIADHLITFFKQEVDAGRMTNKLGPLQAGIGNIANAVMCGLIDSPFEDLTMYSEVLQDSTFDLIDAGKLSFASGSSITLSERRNSDVFGNLEKYKDKLVLRPQEISNHPEVVRRLGIIGINTALEFDIYGNVNSTHVCGTRMMNGIGGSGDFARNAHLAVFVTKSIAKGGAISSVVPMVSHVDHTEHDVDILVTEVGLADLRGLAPRERARVIIDNCVHPDYRQALNDYFTAACAIGGHTPHILREALSWHINLEETGRMLAV